The segment aaaacactagaatgagaaaaattgaaaaattgacttgaagtttgaaaactacatattaaaaaatccgaaaataaaaaaaataaaaaaacagacttgaatttaaaaactacacgtGAAAAAccttataatagaaaaaatggaagaaattcAAAACTACATGTTAACAAGccctagaaaagaaaaactatcaatttaccactttaacaattttcatctttcccataggttttactgtttaaaaaactcacaatttctcCCCTATAACGTGTTTCCCCGTGTTAcacagtttaaaaaatgaaaaatttccCCCTCTGCCATGGTTCCTTAGAGGCACTGTTCAAAAAAATCGCAATTTCCCCCTCCTTTGAGGTCTCCCAAGTGATTactgtttaaaaaatcacaatccCTCCCTTGCGGTCTCAATCCAACTTAAGATTCCCCAAGTTGAAGCGCTGTATCAAAAATCCATATTTTTAGAccaaaatctcatttttcaattttcatttcaataacAAATGAATCTATAACTATTATAACACAATAGTCATCAactaatttatctaaaataactaaaaatcaactcataaaattaattattcaaatcataaaatcctaaactaataatatataaaattttcatctaatcagtaaaatttaaataccaaaataattcaaataaaataaaaaataatgtactCATCTCCTCTACCATTTTTGTTGttagaaaactataaaaatattaaagaaaagcCAAAATTTTGAGTAGTCATCAGGAGCCGGGTGGAAGCCTTGggttttcttcaaaatttgaaacagtTAATTTGGGGCAGAAGGATGgagatttgatttagtttagtttgtatATATGCAaacattttagtcatttcatattaaatttttgctTCATCCAACAGAAATTGggtaatttttttactattctaATGTTTtggacaattaatttaattttcctttaaaagtTTTTATCGCTCGACTGTTCTCCGCAAAGCCCTAACAATCCTCCGAACGTAGCCCGGTCAAGAATGGTGGGAGCAAATTTGAAAGCGGAGGCAATGAGTTTGATGGAAAAGCGAACGGCCGTCGAAGCCGAGATGAACGCCATCATCCAACGTCTCTCTACACCTGACGGCCCTGGTCTGTCCGGCAATCTCATAGACGCTGAGGTTTTCGATCGAAatagactttaaatttttttctattttttttaattgtgaagTTTAGCGGTGTGTTTCTGAGTTGATTCTTCTGACTGTTTGTTTGTGTTGTGCAGGGCTTTCCTCGTTCTGATATTGATATACCTCTTGTTCGAGCTGAACGGCGTCGTCTAGCTGGTATTTTCTTTATTGTGTTTGAATTGttggtttatttattcatttgttattttattgattaaattttcaacAGTCTCTGTATTAGTTTGAATATGATACAAGTTTTGGATTACAAAAAACTGTGTTTTGAAGTACTTTTCGAAAAAGCGCTTCTGAGCAAATTCTGCAAAAAAACACTTGGAAGGTGTGTTCTTGGAACTTTATGGATGAAGTATTTTGAAAAGGATTTCCATTGCTTTTTTTATCTGAGATGTTCTTTTAATCTTGTACTTGTAGCAAAAGTACTTCAGCCACAGCCAAACAATGTGAAATTGACATTATATGATATGTATGGAAGtgtttttattgatatgagAGTGTTCCACAACATATTATTAGTAGAGTGGTAGTTTATGTTTTATATGcgttgtttttatatttatattatttacttatttggGGTGCAGAGTTGCGAAATGATCATAAGGAGATTACtgagaaaataaatgaaaatatacaaCTTCTGCATTCGGGTAGGGTCTCTACTGTATCTACATCTGTCAAAGATGCAGGTTTGTGGTTGGAAGCAATTGTCTTATGGCCATATTTGAACAAGAGGATTCTTTTGATAAAATTGCTTAACTGTTTTGAATAAAGTGTGTATAGTTCACTAGTTCTTGAGAGAATGaaatctttaatattattagagatGTAAATTTTAGCTTAACTATCAATTTTGAATGACTAAGAACAGCGGTGATAGTTGCAAGTTCTTGGGATTCAATGTTGTGGTTCTTGAACACTGTTTTAAATTCACGGACAAACCTGTTAGGATGAGAACCTTATTGCTAACTATATGTTAGCTTGTCCACAGTTATCTTTCTAAATCTCTCCAAAAGTTTACCACATAATACTTTagtattctctctttctcccaAACATACAATACTTGTTGTCTGTTGAAACTTCCCTTTTGTGGGGGTAAGTGTATCTGAATTATTTATAGGATGAGATTTCTAATAGGCTCATCTATAAAATACACATTCTGTAATTTTAAGGATAAGAAATGAAGGCTGTGTCGGTTTGGTTCACCTTGTCTTTATCTAGTTCTCTCACTACTTGAAATTTGAGGATTACTAATCTCATCTTTTAGTAGTTTTAGCCTCTAAAGTCTGTCATGCTTGAATTATAAGTTTTAGAACATTTCTTATGGCAGATAGTTTCACATTCAAATTGgagcaaattttttttgttttgaaattatgttttctaTAAACATGAACATGATTGCATTTTTTTGCCTTGTCGTGAAGGTAACAATGCAGAgtcaaataatcaaaacccatcGCTTGTCAATGCTGCTTCGTCTGCATCCCCAAGCAATTTTATTCAGAGAGATTCTTCTGCTGCCTTGGATGTGGATGTGATTATCAGCAAACCGTTTGCACTTATTGATGAAATTACTGATGCATCTCCATCGGCAGAGGATGGCTTACAGCTTGGAGATCAGATTGTGAAATTTGGAAATGTAGAAGCTGGTGAGAATTTGCTACAAAGGCTTGCTTTTGAAGGCCAGTCAAATCAGGGTCAAGCAGTACCTGTAGAAATAATGAGGCAAGGTGCTCTCATCAACTTGTCAGTGACACCCCGAAAATGGCAAGGCAGGGGTTTGCTGGGGTATGTGATGTCTTCCATTTTTCTGCCTTTGTGTTTATGTGTCCGTTAAATCTTAATTTCTAatgcttttaattatttacatcaTCTGTATATTTCTGAAATTAATCATGTTTCTTGTTCCATGCTACTACTGTCTGCTTCCTTTATGATAAGGTTCTTTAATTTCTTGAGTTTACCCAAATTGGTCATCAAGGGTTCCTACTGTGATATTTgtatttgaaaatctttttaacGAATTTCTGTAGACTAGGGAATCTAGGATCAAGGTTTTCAAATATGAAGCATCACGCCTGCAATTGCACAAAAAAATTGCTAAAGCCTGAGATGAGCTTCACATGAATTGAGATTCCTAGAAAAGTTCTATAACAACAGATTCTGCCACCTCTGATAGAATAGATTATCAATTTCCTTGCTGGCTTGTAACCCCCAACTTTTTGTGGTCAAATAAAGGTTCCACCTCTAGTCATAGATTGAGTGTGATACAGAACAGCTGTAGCCAATTTAGAGCTTGCTGTCATTGTACATGACAAGACTGAACTTTTTCTTCAAATGTCCCTTTAAAATCGCTCTTAAAACTTCTAATTTTTGGTGTATGTTTTATTGCTTGTAGATGTCATTTCCGGATCTTATAGGTGGTCACAATTTCAATTCATATTTTGGAGGATGTGATACTTGGTAAGGTGTTTTCTTACTGGTGTAATGTGTGGATTTGATGGACTTATTTGACACAAAAACCCTATTTGTCTGTCTTTGTATctataaaacaatttaatatattgTCTAACCCTTTTACAAATTCTACTGATGTGTTCAATGGTATTATCCTCTTGATTGAATAGACACCGATCATTCGCTACTTTGTCCTTATCTATTTTAGTGGCTGCTTGTTTCACTGAACAAAGAAGTACAAATTCTAAAACTAACTATTAACTGCTGAAGAAAATGTGGCCACGGCCATCACCAGTGTTGTGTCATTCAGTGGCAGGCATATTAACTGCACTTAATGTGATATTTTGGCGATGAATGGATTGTTGTTAATTTCTGTTGAACCATGTTGTCCAGAAATATATGTTGCCTTTTTTATAGTGATGTCATGACTTTCTTTTCTTGCCAATTATCATTTGGATCATTACTTCTGGGAAAGACTATTTATACTGGTGTAGGTTAATCATGTACAGCTGTTTTCTATGATGGTGTAGAGTTATTTCCTGTAATGGATGCATCTTTTCTTTCAGTTGATCATGTATCTGTcccttgctttttttttttttcctttttataactAACTAATTAGGCTCAGTGGGTTCTTAGTTTTTATCTTCCATAAGACTCTTCAGTTTCTTAATGACATTGATCACCTTTTCTCTAGACTTTCTATGAAACCCCGTGAGTTTAAATCAGTTACATGTTGTATGTTACTAAATGACGTTGTAACATTCATATCTTAACGTTGATTTCACGTTGTCTATAACTGATATGAAGTTAagagttccttttttttttttttttccaattttcaatttctatatgtttttaAGCCTAATAACCAGTTGATGGATGCCACCCAATGGATGCAGTCTTGCAGATCAAATgtctttttcattaaaaagaataaaatctttCACTTTTTTTACTGTTCTTGATCATTCCATGTTCAATAGATTTAAACTCCTTTTTGGCTTTTAATCGCTTTAGTACTTTCTTTTCGCCCTTTGTTGAAATTCTAAACTTAGGATTAGTGAATCAAAGTTGAGAATTCCAAGGGTTTTTTTTATGTCCCTTGTAACCAAATTGAATTCTTCCCCTATTATTTGATTCTTAAAAGTTGCATTTTCATGATCAATGGTGAAATATGCTATTGCTATATGATTTCTCAA is part of the Mangifera indica cultivar Alphonso chromosome 13, CATAS_Mindica_2.1, whole genome shotgun sequence genome and harbors:
- the LOC123193926 gene encoding 26S proteasome non-ATPase regulatory subunit 9-like isoform X2, which encodes MVGANLKAEAMSLMEKRTAVEAEMNAIIQRLSTPDGPGLSGNLIDAEGFPRSDIDIPLVRAERRRLAELRNDHKEITEKINENIQLLHSGNNAESNNQNPSLVNAASSASPSNFIQRDSSAALDVDVIISKPFALIDEITDASPSAEDGLQLGDQIVKFGNVEAGENLLQRLAFEGQSNQGQAVPVEIMRQGALINLSVTPRKWQGRGLLGCHFRIL
- the LOC123193926 gene encoding 26S proteasome non-ATPase regulatory subunit 9-like isoform X1 gives rise to the protein MVGANLKAEAMSLMEKRTAVEAEMNAIIQRLSTPDGPGLSGNLIDAEGFPRSDIDIPLVRAERRRLAELRNDHKEITEKINENIQLLHSGRVSTVSTSVKDAGNNAESNNQNPSLVNAASSASPSNFIQRDSSAALDVDVIISKPFALIDEITDASPSAEDGLQLGDQIVKFGNVEAGENLLQRLAFEGQSNQGQAVPVEIMRQGALINLSVTPRKWQGRGLLGCHFRIL
- the LOC123193926 gene encoding 26S proteasome non-ATPase regulatory subunit 9-like isoform X3, translated to MVGANLKAEAMSLMEKRTAVEAEMNAIIQRLSTPDGPGLSGNLIDAEGFPRSDIDIPLVRAERRRLAGNNAESNNQNPSLVNAASSASPSNFIQRDSSAALDVDVIISKPFALIDEITDASPSAEDGLQLGDQIVKFGNVEAGENLLQRLAFEGQSNQGQAVPVEIMRQGALINLSVTPRKWQGRGLLGCHFRIL